Proteins from one Bombus pyrosoma isolate SC7728 linkage group LG16, ASM1482585v1, whole genome shotgun sequence genomic window:
- the LOC122576211 gene encoding nuclear RNA export factor 1-like — protein sequence MQRTSLPIVPMQLDSSIAIKISMGGSMFQERTLMGRSDVWHKVKILKGTQYSRESVLKAILSAIEPAELIPVKYQASGEDTFFLARNCAHALDKLCKTNLIIKNPDGDPLILIVTLGFASIQDLKLNIQPLILTALTKMYNSNRKTLDLSEFHKDSEMSDTVYCPLSQQRTFCHVLKLTKTSIAKVEHLNLQKNELFNLIPIETSGLTSIKYLDLRYNNLISMEALTPLKNLCILKLWLDGNPLCENYSSSKQYIDSAMKYCPNLFQLDGVYIRTSGLPLTYANYFRNESREGLVTKFVNHFFALYDQRDRTVLRGLYCKNAFYSMSLAIPAAVAHKRNLVQFTASRNLLKNVDSNKKRQQHLYYGQDNILVGLKRLPRSYHDRNSFVLDIMYDDGKCLAISVCGLLRTISTTSQILWFNRTFIIQAGPDHEYNIINDQYLVDSTIQEIPPNSIEGRFHDDVVPSCFSASEKKELLAKFVEATRLNTDWCQTYLEEAKWDIRKAISNFMKDYKSSAVPNEAFQK from the coding sequence atgcaaCGAACAAGTTTGCCAATTGTACCAATGCAACTGGATTCTTCCATTGCTATAAAAATAAGCATGGGAGGATCTATGTTCCAAGAAAGGACATTAATGGGTCGTTCAGATGTATGGCACAAAGTTAAAATTCTGAAAGGAACTCAATACAGCAGAGAAAGTGTATTGAAAGCCATATTGAGTGCTATCGAACCAGCAGAATTGATCCCTGTTAAGTATCAAGCCAGTGGAGAAGATACCTTTTTTTTGGCACGTAATTGTGCTCATGCTTTGGACAAGCTATGCAAGACTAACTTAATAATCAAAAATCCAGATGGAGATCCACTGATCTTGATCGTAACTTTAGGATTTGCATCCATTCAAGATCTGAAACTCAATATTCAGCCATTGATCTTAACTGCTTTGACGAAGATGTACAATTCTAATAGAAAAACCTTAGACTTGTCAGAGTTTCATAAAGATTCTGAAATGTCTGACACGGTATATTGTCCTTTATCTCAACAGAGAACTTTTTGtcatgttttaaaattaacaaagacTTCAATTGCCAAGGTAGAGCACTTGAATCTTCAGAAAAACGAACTGTTCAACCTAATTCCTATAGAAACTTCTGGTTTAACTTCCATAAAGTATCTGGATTTAAGGTACAATAACTTGATATCTATGGAAGCACTCACTCCTTTAAAAAATCTGTGTATACTGAAGTTATGGTTAGATGGAAATCCTCTCTGCGAAAATTACTCTAGTTCTAAACAGTATATAGACTCTGCTATGAAATACTGTCCCAATTTGTTTCAATTGGATGGAGTTTACATTAGAACATCTGGTCTACCACTCACGTATGCTAATTACTTTAGAAATGAATCTAGGGAAGGGTTAGTCACCAAATTTGTCAACCACTTTTTCGCTCTGTACGATCAGAGGGATAGAACAGTCCTGAGAggattatattgtaaaaatgcGTTTTATTCTATGAGCTTGGCGATTCCAGCAGCTGTAGCTCATAAACGGAACCTCGTTCAATTTACAGCgagtagaaatttattaaaaaatgtggattcaaataaaaaacgGCAACAGCATCTTTATTACGGACAAGATAATATTCTAGTTGGTCTAAAGAGATTACCACGATCCTATCACGatagaaattcttttgtattggatataatgtatgacgatGGCAAATGCTTAGCAATCTCAGTTTGCGGACTATTGAGGACCATTAGCACCACATCGCAAATTCTATGGTTCAACAGAACGTTCATTATTCAAGCTGGTCCTGATCATGAATACAATATCATAAATGATCAGTACCTAGTAGATTCTACTATACAAGAAATTCCACCAAATAGCATAGAAGGAAGATTTCACGACGACGTCGTGCCATCGTGCTTTAGTGCAAGCGAGAAAAAAGAGTTGCTAGCCAAATTTGTAGAAGCGACCAGGTTGAACACCGATTGGTGTCAGACTTATTTAGAAGAAGCTAAGTGGGACATAAGAAAAgcaatttcgaattttatgaAGGACTATAAATCTTCCGCCGTTCCTAACGAAgcatttcaaaaataa
- the LOC122576210 gene encoding GATA zinc finger domain-containing protein 8-like translates to MKSIRRLVCLVWVAALGACVFGLQRPPPRYSQQYMPETSFTCRNKIVGSYYADPETDCQVFHVCVSVSGTIQDYKFLCPNDTAFDQESQTCADWYDVDCEAATLYYASDNFDLYRLGSGLESLHYDSIRSDAEPQDHLQRSETSDPVRSSANTLNRVSSGSFNANRDLRGSSSGNFYNNRNGKDEDYESEKTYKDEIAQEKKKTGVRKVSRKQQYNDNGNNNYVASSTAVPAAAPANQNTYTGFYSGNNYNQRANGFVSSTSARPLENFNRNQQNTQRYNTPSSTYRPSTNYQNNYNFQSPSTTTKTTIYNAYNTNPNYNQQNTGGFSQSTTVKPTSYNKNYNQNYNNGAQFTQSTTLQPSTNYQPNDYTNYQRNYNNIQRTNSNVPYQSTTAAPTVYDNNYSNNNNNYNNNNNNGQYRSSTTIKQDISQPTTKYFPSFASSSYAPTTYSPATKKYIPNDNAQAQTAVRASESGQYYEKSNQPIKSSSQYYDSTKAPKKATQYNNYDGTNGKYYTETSTGNYDLARSSVGIGFSPASINHLAETPRSTTPVPRRISTATTYNPNNFNSNTQRSSQSPTTPRESTYVSGSARPFSSTTRLPSTTTTRPKSGKKNDYDYAYYDNTAGLEYDSLDLEHVTGNKESTKIARN, encoded by the exons ATGAAATCGATCAGGAGACTCGTTTGCCTTGTATGGG TGGCTGCGCTCGGAGCCTGTGTCTTCGGGCTCCAACGGCCACCACCCAGGTACTCGCAACAGTACATGCCGGAAACTTCCTTCACTTGTCGCAATAAGATCGTAGGAAGCTATTACGCCGACCCAGAGACTGACTGTCAAGTCTTTCACGTCTGTGTGTCCGTGTCCGGCACTATTCAGGATTACAA gTTCTTGTGTCCCAACGACACAGCGTTCGACCAAGAAAGTCAAACCTGCGCGGACTGGTACGACGTGGACTGCGAGGCGGCTACTCTGTACTACGCCAGCGATAATTTTGACCTGTACAGACTAGGATCCGGTCTGGAGTCGCTTCACTACGATAGCATACGCAGCGACGCCGAGCCCCAAGACCATCTTCAACGGTCTGAAACGAGCGACCCTGTTCGTTCGTCGGCCAACACTCTCAACAGAGTGTCGTCGGGAAGCTTTAACGCCAACAGGGATCTCCGAGGCAGCAGCAGTggcaatttttacaataatagGAACGGCAAGGATGAGGATTATGAGAGCGAGAAAACCTACAAGGACGAGATTGctcaagaaaaaaagaagaccgGAGTGAGAAAGGTCAGCAGGAAGCAGCAGTACAATGACAATGGCAACAATAATTACGTAGCATCCAGCACTGCTGTACCTGCCGCTGCTCCTGCTAATCAGAATACTTATACCGGCTTCTATAGTGGCAATAATTACAATCAGCGAGCCAATGGTTTCGTATCGTCGACCAGTGCGAGGCCTCTAGAGAATTTCAACAGGAATCAACAAAATACGCAAAGATATAACACGCCGTCTTCGACGTACAGGCCCAGCACCAATTATCAGAATAATTACAACTTCCAGTCTCCTAGCACGACGACCAAAACGACCATTTACAACGCTTACAACACCAATCCCAATTACAATCAACAAAATACCGGTGGCTTCAGTCAAAGTACCACGGTGAAGCCGACTAGCTATAATAAGAATTACAATCAGAATTATAATAACGGCGCGCAGTTTACGCAATCCACAACCTTGCAACCTAGCACCAATTACCAGCCAAACGATTATACAAACTACCagagaaattacaataatattcaaCGTACAAATAGTAACGTACCTTATCAGTCTACCACTGCTGCACCTACCGtctacgataataattatagtaacaacaacaataattacaataacaacaataataatggACAGTACAGAAGTAGTACAACCATCAAGCAGGATATCTCTCAACCAACCACTAAATACTTCCCTAGTTTTGCAAGCAGCAGTTACGCTCCTACTACATATAGCCCAGCCACGAAGAAGTATATTCCTAATGACAATGCCCAGGCTCAAACAGCTGTGAGGGCCAGCGAAAGCGGACAGTACTACGAAAAATCTAACCAACCTATCAAAAGTTCGTCTCAATACTACGACAGTACCAAAGCACCAAAGAAAGCCACGCAATACAACAATTACGATGGAACAAATGGGAAATACTATACCGAAACCAGCACCGGAAATTACGATCTAGCAAGGTCTTCGGTTGGAATTGGATTCAGCCCTGCTAGTATCAATCATTTGGCCGAAACACCAAGATCTACTACTCCAGTACCAAG GAGAATTTCTACAGCCACCACCTACAATCCCAACAATTTCAACTCTAATACCCAAAGATCGTCACAATCACCAACAACTCCTAGGGAAAGTACTTATGTTAGTGGATCCGCCAGACCGTTTTCATCCACGACGAGGCTACCTAGTACCACTACAACGCGACCAAAATCTGGGAAAAAAAATGACTACGACTATGCCTATTATGATAACACTGCTGGACTAGAATACGATAGTCTGGATCTGGAACACGTAACCGGAAACAAGGAGTCAACGAAGATCGCAAGGAATTGA